A stretch of Henckelia pumila isolate YLH828 chromosome 4, ASM3356847v2, whole genome shotgun sequence DNA encodes these proteins:
- the LOC140867693 gene encoding methyl-CpG-binding domain-containing protein 2-like, protein MEQGPSTSSNKVWESVKAYAVQCISCMKWRFVPSKEKYEEIREKIKEHPFTCDVARQWKPEISCETEYDIKPGHQNWLWAMDKPNIPRTPKGWQRIIRARSGGSTKFADVYYVAPSNKRLRSMVELNRYLGEHPHFAQEGVTESQFSFQSPLPFGDKHVAKRGRRPPRASSRDTNGAANPITAIVPYEHGAPETMVDSQAESLANPTLAMVPYVNKA, encoded by the exons ATGGAACAAGGTCCAAGCACCTCATCGAACAAGGTGTGGGAATCTGTCAAGGCATACGCAGTCCAGTGCATCTCGTGTATGAAGTGGAGGTTCGTCCCCTCAAAGGAAAAGTACGAGGAAATTAGAGAAAAGATCAAGGAACACCCTTTCACATGTGATGTAGCTAGGCAGTGGAAGCCTGAAATATCATGTGAAACCGAATATGATATCAAACCAGGGCATCAAAACTGGCTATGGGCAATGGACAAGCCCAACATACCGCGGACGCCTAAGGGCTGGCAGCGCATCATAAGGGCGCGATCTGGAGGAAGCACCAAATTCGCTGATGT GTATTACGTAGCACCATCCAACAAGAGACTGCGTTCGATGGTGGAACTTAATCG GTACCTCGGTGAGCACCCGCATTTTGCACAAGAGGGCGTCACCGAATCACAGTTTTCGTTTCAATCCCCACTACCATTTGGCGACAAACACGTCGCAAAGAGGGGACGTCGACCACCCCGTGCTTCTTCACGAGACACAAATGGGGCAG CGAACCCCATAACAGCCATTGTCCCATACGAACATGGTGCACCCGAGACAATGGTCGACTCCCAAGCAGAGAGTTTGG CCAACCCCACGTTAGCAATGGTTCCATATGTGAATAAAGCGTAG